One region of Streptomyces leeuwenhoekii genomic DNA includes:
- a CDS encoding ATP-binding protein, protein MQLEIRPDPAEVGRARKWARSRLAVSGIRDDEPLAETLILLVSELVTNAVVHTGCPAVLRLCLPGAATDEATVRLEVADSSDRAPVPRCADDDATGGRGLALVVGLADRWGWSREEGGKRIWCELDRGGQTGPAPGRAGGTGCGPTPGGGASARDGLAFEAV, encoded by the coding sequence GTGCAGCTGGAGATCCGGCCCGACCCTGCGGAGGTGGGGCGGGCCAGGAAGTGGGCCCGCTCGCGGCTCGCCGTTTCCGGGATACGGGACGACGAGCCGCTCGCCGAGACGCTGATCCTCCTCGTATCCGAACTCGTCACCAACGCCGTCGTGCACACCGGTTGCCCCGCCGTCCTGCGCCTGTGTCTGCCGGGAGCGGCCACGGACGAGGCGACGGTGCGCCTGGAGGTGGCGGACTCCAGCGACCGGGCCCCGGTGCCGCGGTGCGCCGACGACGACGCTACGGGCGGGCGGGGCCTGGCCCTGGTCGTCGGCCTCGCCGACCGCTGGGGCTGGAGCCGCGAGGAGGGCGGCAAGCGCATCTGGTGCGAACTCGACCGCGGCGGTCAGACCGGGCCCGCGCCGGGTCGTGCGGGCGGCACGGGATGTGGTCCGACGCCCGGTGGTGGTGCCTCGGCGCGGGACGGGCTGGCCTTCGAGGCGGTGTGA
- a CDS encoding Lrp/AsnC family transcriptional regulator, with translation MDDVDRKILAELQQDGRLTVTELAARVRLSVSPCHRRLRELERSGAISGYRAVVEPAAVGLGFEALVFVSMRQEDRDTVAGFERAVGEVEEVVEAQRLFGEPDYLLRVVAADLAAYQRLYDERLATLPGVQRLNSTLVMKHVVKDRPLPA, from the coding sequence ATGGACGACGTCGACCGGAAGATTCTTGCCGAGCTCCAACAGGACGGGCGGCTGACCGTGACCGAGCTGGCCGCGCGGGTGCGGCTGAGCGTCTCGCCCTGCCACCGGCGGCTGCGCGAGCTGGAGCGGTCGGGGGCGATCAGCGGCTACCGGGCGGTGGTGGAGCCCGCCGCCGTCGGCCTGGGCTTCGAGGCGCTGGTCTTCGTGTCGATGCGGCAGGAGGACCGGGACACGGTCGCCGGGTTCGAGCGGGCCGTCGGCGAGGTGGAGGAAGTGGTGGAGGCGCAGCGGCTGTTCGGGGAGCCGGACTATCTGCTGCGGGTCGTCGCCGCCGACCTCGCCGCCTACCAGCGGCTCTACGACGAGCGCCTGGCCACCTTGCCGGGGGTGCAGCGGCTGAACTCGACGCTGGTGATGAAGCACGTGGTCAAGGACCGCCCGCTCCCCGCGTGA
- a CDS encoding EF-hand domain-containing protein — protein MVSSEYERRIAARFTTFDQDGNGYIDREDFNGAAKALLAEFGMAARSDKGQALYGGAEAFWQGMAGMADRDGDQRVTREEFVSGAVKRLSDNPERFAEIARPFLHAALDVADADDDGAVTVEDAARALTALGVEPEAARPVAAALDADGDGKVGEADVVPAFARYFTVSE, from the coding sequence ATGGTCAGCAGCGAGTACGAGCGCAGGATCGCCGCCCGGTTCACCACCTTCGACCAGGACGGCAACGGGTACATCGACCGTGAGGACTTCAACGGAGCGGCCAAGGCGCTGCTCGCGGAGTTCGGCATGGCGGCCCGGTCCGACAAGGGCCAGGCGCTGTACGGCGGCGCCGAGGCGTTCTGGCAGGGCATGGCGGGCATGGCGGACCGGGACGGTGACCAGCGCGTCACCCGCGAGGAGTTCGTCAGCGGCGCGGTCAAGCGCCTGAGCGACAACCCCGAGCGGTTCGCCGAGATCGCCCGTCCCTTCCTGCACGCGGCCCTGGACGTCGCCGACGCCGACGACGACGGCGCGGTCACCGTCGAGGACGCGGCGCGTGCGCTGACGGCACTGGGGGTGGAGCCCGAGGCGGCCCGGCCGGTCGCCGCCGCCCTCGACGCGGACGGCGACGGGAAGGTGGGGGAGGCGGACGTCGTACCGGCCTTCGCCCGCTACTTCACCGTCTCCGAATAG
- the purU gene encoding formyltetrahydrofolate deformylase, with product MNEQSTRAAAPADQYVLTLSCPDKQGIVHAVSSYLFMTGCNIEDSQQFGDHDTGLFFMRVHFSAEAPVTVEKLRASFAAIGDSFHMDWQINRADEKMRVLLMVSKFGHCLNDLLFRARIGALPVEIAGVVSNHTDFAELVASYDIPFHHIPVTKDTKAQAEARLLEIVREEDVELVVLARYMQVLSDDLCKRLSGRIINIHHSFLPSFKGAKPYHQAHARGVKLIGATAHYVTADLDEGPIIEQEVERVGHDVTPEGLVAIGRDVECQALARAVKWHAERRILLNGRRTVVFA from the coding sequence ATGAACGAGCAGTCCACCCGAGCCGCGGCCCCGGCCGATCAGTACGTCCTCACCCTCTCCTGCCCGGACAAGCAGGGCATCGTGCACGCCGTGTCGAGCTACCTTTTCATGACCGGTTGCAACATCGAGGACAGCCAGCAGTTCGGCGACCACGACACGGGACTGTTCTTCATGCGCGTCCACTTCTCGGCCGAGGCGCCGGTGACCGTGGAGAAGCTGCGCGCCAGTTTCGCGGCGATCGGCGACTCCTTCCACATGGACTGGCAGATCAACCGGGCCGACGAGAAGATGCGCGTCCTGCTGATGGTCAGCAAGTTCGGCCACTGCCTGAACGACCTGCTCTTCCGGGCCCGTATCGGCGCACTGCCGGTGGAGATCGCCGGTGTGGTGTCCAATCACACCGACTTCGCCGAGCTGGTGGCGTCGTATGACATCCCCTTCCACCACATCCCCGTGACGAAGGACACCAAGGCCCAGGCCGAGGCGCGGTTGCTGGAGATCGTGCGCGAGGAGGACGTCGAGCTGGTCGTCCTCGCCCGCTACATGCAGGTCCTCTCCGACGACCTGTGCAAGCGGCTGTCCGGGCGGATCATCAACATTCACCACTCCTTCCTGCCGAGCTTTAAGGGCGCCAAGCCCTACCACCAGGCGCACGCGCGCGGGGTGAAGCTGATCGGCGCCACCGCGCACTACGTGACGGCCGACCTCGACGAGGGGCCGATCATCGAGCAGGAGGTCGAGCGGGTCGGCCACGACGTCACCCCCGAGGGCCTGGTCGCCATCGGGCGGGACGTGGAGTGCCAGGCGCTGGCGCGGGCCGTGAAGTGGCACGCCGAGCGGCGGATCCTGCTCAACGGCCGGCGCACGGTCGTCTTCGCCTGA
- a CDS encoding bifunctional DNA primase/polymerase codes for MEETIPGTQAVQIPQQRGVSLLDAAVRYTEERHWDVFPGTWLEAADGTQRCSCGDPACAAPGAHPAHPDWAAQATGSATVARGLWQKQPTASILLPTGRTFDAIDVPETAGFLALARMERMDLTLGPVTLTPNRRMQFFVLPGAAAKVPELVRKLGWSPLSLDLEALGEGAYLAAPPTRFGTRGAVQWACRPTPANRWLPDVEELISPLAYACGRER; via the coding sequence ATGGAAGAGACGATCCCGGGAACCCAAGCCGTTCAGATTCCGCAGCAGCGCGGTGTGTCGCTGCTGGACGCCGCCGTCCGCTACACCGAGGAGCGCCACTGGGACGTGTTCCCCGGCACCTGGCTGGAAGCCGCCGACGGGACGCAGCGCTGTTCCTGCGGTGACCCGGCGTGCGCCGCCCCCGGCGCACACCCGGCGCACCCGGACTGGGCGGCCCAGGCGACGGGCAGCGCGACCGTGGCCCGTGGCCTGTGGCAGAAGCAGCCGACGGCGTCGATCCTGCTGCCCACGGGGCGTACGTTCGACGCGATCGACGTGCCCGAGACCGCCGGCTTCCTCGCGCTCGCCCGCATGGAGCGGATGGACCTGACGCTCGGCCCGGTGACGCTGACCCCGAACCGGCGGATGCAGTTCTTCGTCCTGCCGGGCGCGGCGGCGAAGGTGCCGGAGCTGGTACGGAAGCTGGGCTGGTCCCCCCTCTCCCTCGACCTGGAAGCGCTCGGCGAGGGCGCCTACCTGGCCGCCCCGCCGACGCGGTTCGGAACCCGGGGCGCCGTGCAGTGGGCGTGCCGCCCCACCCCGGCCAACCGGTGGCTGCCGGACGTGGAGGAGCTGATCTCGCCGCTCGCCTACGCCTGCGGCAGGGAGCGCTAG
- a CDS encoding pyridoxine/pyridoxamine 5'-phosphate oxidase: MGTDLHELLRSLRVWDPEVTELPPLDPAAAPAAPLPLFERWFADAVAAGEREPHTVSLATADEDGRPDVRIVMLHGADQDGWSFAGHAGSRKGRHLAARPYAALAFYWPVHGRQVRLRGPVAVAPPEEAQADLHARSTGALAAALTGRQSRELGSLEELARASEAAWDRAAREPGTPVESWTLYRLRPEEVEFFQGEPRRRHVRLVYRRTDQGWRRRLRWP, from the coding sequence ATGGGAACGGATCTGCACGAGCTGCTGAGGTCACTGAGGGTGTGGGACCCCGAGGTCACCGAGCTGCCGCCGCTGGACCCGGCCGCCGCGCCCGCCGCTCCGCTGCCGCTGTTCGAGCGGTGGTTCGCCGACGCGGTGGCGGCCGGGGAGCGCGAGCCGCACACCGTGTCGCTGGCGACCGCGGACGAGGACGGCCGGCCGGACGTGCGGATCGTGATGCTGCACGGCGCGGACCAGGACGGCTGGTCCTTCGCCGGCCACGCCGGCAGCCGCAAGGGGCGCCATCTCGCCGCCCGCCCTTATGCCGCCCTCGCCTTCTACTGGCCGGTGCACGGCCGCCAGGTACGCCTGCGCGGCCCGGTCGCCGTCGCGCCGCCCGAGGAGGCGCAGGCCGACCTGCACGCCCGCTCGACCGGTGCCCTGGCCGCCGCCCTCACCGGGCGGCAGAGCCGGGAGCTCGGCTCGCTGGAGGAGCTGGCGCGGGCCTCCGAGGCGGCGTGGGACCGGGCCGCGCGGGAGCCGGGCACGCCGGTCGAGTCCTGGACGCTCTACCGGCTGCGCCCCGAGGAGGTCGAGTTCTTCCAGGGGGAGCCGCGCCGCCGGCACGTCCGTCTCGTCTACCGGCGCACGGACCAGGGGTGGCGCCGGCGGCTGCGGTGGCCGTGA
- a CDS encoding pyridoxamine 5'-phosphate oxidase family protein → MALTREEREQFLAEPHIAALAVDAGAGRAPLTVPIWYQYAPGGEVWIMTGLDSRKNELIRAAGRFSLMVDRVEPTIRYVSVEGPVVRTVPATIEQLREISSRYLPAEKVDEYVDFAWKNHGEQVVVHMRPERWVSTDLGSV, encoded by the coding sequence ATGGCCCTGACCCGCGAAGAGCGCGAACAGTTCCTGGCCGAACCGCACATCGCCGCGCTCGCGGTCGACGCGGGGGCGGGCCGCGCCCCGCTGACCGTGCCGATCTGGTACCAGTACGCGCCCGGCGGCGAGGTGTGGATCATGACCGGGCTCGACTCCCGCAAGAACGAGCTGATCCGCGCGGCGGGCCGGTTCTCCCTGATGGTCGACCGGGTGGAGCCCACCATCCGGTACGTGTCGGTCGAGGGCCCCGTGGTCCGTACCGTCCCCGCCACCATCGAGCAGCTCCGGGAGATCTCGTCCCGCTATCTGCCGGCCGAGAAGGTCGACGAGTACGTCGACTTCGCCTGGAAGAACCACGGCGAGCAGGTCGTGGTGCACATGCGGCCCGAGCGGTGGGTCTCGACCGACCTGGGATCGGTGTGA
- a CDS encoding LysE family translocator: protein MDTGTLISFLAVDFLLVCVPGADWAYAISAGLRERSVAWAVGGLVTGYALHTLLAAAGLAVLVAGEPALLTALTVVGAAYLVWLGWGVLHRPATPATTGESAGPASRSRVFLRGATISGLNPKGLLLYLSVLPQFLVTTGTRPAVPAQTAVLGLLHMACCAAVYLTVGLAARAVLGTRPAAARAVTRTSGAAMLGIGAFLLMQRLMTL, encoded by the coding sequence ATGGACACCGGAACGCTGATCTCCTTCCTCGCCGTGGACTTCCTGCTGGTGTGCGTGCCGGGCGCGGACTGGGCGTACGCCATCTCCGCCGGGCTGCGCGAGCGGTCGGTGGCCTGGGCCGTGGGCGGTCTGGTCACCGGATACGCCCTGCACACCCTGCTGGCAGCGGCCGGGCTGGCGGTCCTGGTGGCCGGGGAGCCGGCCCTGCTGACGGCGCTGACGGTGGTGGGCGCGGCCTATCTGGTGTGGCTGGGGTGGGGCGTGCTGCACAGGCCCGCGACCCCGGCGACGACGGGGGAGTCCGCCGGTCCGGCGAGCCGCTCGCGGGTCTTCCTGCGGGGCGCCACGATCAGCGGCCTGAACCCCAAGGGCCTGCTGCTCTACCTCTCGGTCCTGCCGCAGTTCCTCGTCACCACCGGCACCCGTCCGGCCGTACCGGCCCAGACCGCGGTCCTCGGCCTGCTGCACATGGCGTGCTGCGCCGCCGTCTATCTGACGGTCGGGCTCGCGGCCCGTGCCGTCCTGGGCACCCGGCCGGCGGCGGCCCGTGCGGTCACCCGCACCTCGGGCGCCGCGATGCTGGGCATCGGCGCCTTCCTGCTGATGCAGCGGCTGATGACGCTGTAG
- a CDS encoding STAS domain-containing protein: MVVTFNVNAVEQGGWAVLQVSGELDLVTSPVLRQRVHDAVAEGRHSLVLDLSEVLFCDSSGVGVLIAARRLIRSCQGRLRLILPARGAADGSHVNRVLGALGVRRLFDVHPDLASATGDEPRTPAA, translated from the coding sequence ATGGTGGTGACGTTCAATGTGAACGCGGTCGAGCAGGGCGGATGGGCCGTGCTCCAGGTGTCGGGCGAGCTGGATCTGGTGACGTCGCCGGTGCTGCGGCAGCGGGTGCACGACGCGGTGGCCGAAGGCCGCCACAGTCTCGTCCTCGACCTCTCCGAGGTCCTGTTCTGCGACTCCAGCGGAGTCGGTGTGCTCATCGCCGCCCGGCGGCTGATCCGTTCCTGCCAGGGGCGGCTCCGCCTGATCCTGCCGGCCCGGGGCGCGGCCGACGGATCCCACGTCAACCGCGTCCTCGGCGCGCTGGGCGTGCGCCGGCTCTTCGACGTCCACCCCGACCTCGCCTCGGCGACCGGCGACGAGCCCCGCACCCCGGCCGCCTAG
- a CDS encoding sigma-70 family RNA polymerase sigma factor, which produces MANTDIPQRWDHTMQRRLARGEAAALGELYDRFASLVRGLAHRVLGEETSADGITREVFAHVWQHPDSYDPRQGPLRTWLAALTRRLAVERLRATGTAALERGGPGSAEELEHKVRRAAVAARADYIVQAMPVPLRAALELAYFQRRDYRQTAADLGVTEDEARRRLRLGLQLLATAHDACVPGTPPGYGGAA; this is translated from the coding sequence ATGGCGAACACGGACATACCGCAGCGCTGGGACCACACGATGCAGCGGCGGCTCGCGCGCGGGGAGGCCGCCGCCCTCGGCGAACTGTACGACCGGTTCGCCTCGCTCGTGCGCGGCCTGGCCCACCGCGTCCTCGGCGAGGAGACCTCGGCCGACGGCATCACGCGCGAGGTCTTCGCCCACGTCTGGCAGCACCCGGACTCCTACGACCCCCGGCAGGGCCCGCTGCGCACCTGGCTCGCCGCGCTGACCCGCCGCCTGGCCGTGGAGCGGCTGCGCGCCACCGGGACCGCGGCGCTGGAGCGCGGCGGGCCGGGAAGCGCCGAGGAACTGGAGCACAAGGTGCGCCGCGCCGCGGTCGCCGCCCGCGCCGACTACATCGTCCAGGCGATGCCCGTCCCGCTGCGCGCCGCGCTGGAGCTGGCCTACTTCCAGCGCCGCGACTACCGCCAGACGGCCGCCGACCTCGGCGTCACCGAGGACGAGGCCCGCCGCCGCCTGCGGCTGGGCCTGCAGTTGCTCGCCACCGCCCACGATGCCTGCGTCCCCGGGACACCACCCGGGTACGGGGGCGCGGCATGA
- a CDS encoding zf-HC2 domain-containing protein — translation MSGAERFEAFEDDLPEHPGGRAGARPSGQGGPGALVGLPGRGGGEPAGPPPDLPDPPDLPDPLDLRNPSDLRDPSDLRDPSASPAVREHGVLRSLLGAWALAACSAREAAAVEEHLRGCGACADEARRLRDAVGLLRRPESLDLDPALRARVLDGCLERRPPRIPVPAWAKPYDAETARLDALLQDFEDAEWHAPVRLCWSDGAATRRTTVAGVIADLLAVDGVVAVALGLPDPPGPARAPAPAPGARTEARGRTVRFPPTRSVRAPWRDQAHAIVRTVSFTGGCTDDGEGRMPLSYGDVTLPLRDALLHRAFACWMRGEDIADAVDYPYEPPSPRHLHRMIDLTARMLPGALAAHRRAGTAAPGPRRHLVAAGEPGRSLRLEIEGSGGGEWLIALDSPAAVGSADHEVAHAVLDGVEFCRLAAGRLAPEDAAVGRSGDREAIRDVLLAAASLSRM, via the coding sequence ATGAGCGGGGCGGAACGCTTCGAGGCGTTCGAGGACGACCTGCCGGAGCACCCCGGCGGCCGGGCCGGAGCGCGGCCGTCCGGGCAGGGCGGCCCGGGCGCCCTGGTCGGCCTGCCGGGGCGCGGCGGCGGAGAACCGGCCGGTCCGCCACCGGACCTGCCGGACCCACCGGACCTGCCGGACCCCTTGGACCTGCGGAACCCCTCGGACCTGCGAGATCCCTCGGACCTGCGGGACCCCTCGGCGTCGCCCGCCGTGCGGGAGCACGGGGTGCTGCGGTCGCTGCTGGGCGCGTGGGCGCTGGCCGCGTGCTCGGCGCGGGAGGCCGCCGCCGTCGAGGAGCACCTGCGCGGCTGCGGCGCCTGCGCCGACGAGGCCCGGCGGCTGCGCGACGCGGTCGGGCTGCTCCGGCGCCCGGAGAGCCTCGACCTGGACCCGGCGCTGCGCGCCCGCGTCCTGGACGGCTGCCTGGAGCGGCGCCCGCCGCGCATCCCGGTGCCCGCGTGGGCGAAGCCGTACGACGCCGAGACCGCCCGGCTGGACGCCCTGCTCCAGGACTTCGAGGACGCCGAGTGGCACGCTCCCGTCCGGCTGTGCTGGTCCGATGGCGCGGCGACCCGCCGGACGACGGTGGCCGGGGTCATCGCCGATCTGCTGGCGGTCGACGGAGTCGTCGCGGTCGCTCTCGGCCTGCCCGATCCGCCCGGCCCCGCCCGCGCGCCGGCCCCGGCCCCGGGGGCCCGCACGGAGGCGCGCGGGCGGACCGTCCGCTTCCCGCCCACCCGCTCGGTACGGGCGCCCTGGCGGGACCAGGCCCACGCCATCGTCCGGACGGTGTCCTTCACCGGCGGGTGCACCGACGACGGCGAGGGCCGGATGCCCCTCTCGTACGGCGATGTCACGCTGCCCCTGCGCGACGCGCTGCTGCACCGGGCCTTCGCGTGCTGGATGCGCGGCGAGGACATCGCCGACGCGGTGGACTACCCGTACGAGCCGCCCTCCCCGCGTCACCTCCACCGCATGATCGACCTGACGGCGCGGATGCTGCCGGGGGCGCTGGCGGCGCACCGCCGGGCCGGGACGGCCGCCCCCGGTCCGCGCCGGCATCTGGTCGCGGCGGGCGAGCCGGGGCGCAGCCTGCGGCTGGAGATCGAGGGATCGGGCGGCGGGGAGTGGCTGATCGCGCTGGACTCCCCCGCCGCGGTGGGCTCCGCCGACCACGAGGTGGCCCACGCGGTCCTGGACGGCGTGGAGTTCTGCCGCCTGGCCGCGGGGCGCCTCGCCCCGGAGGACGCCGCGGTCGGCCGGTCCGGGGACCGCGAGGCGATCCGGGACGTCCTGCTGGCGGCGGCGTCCCTCAGCCGGATGTGA
- a CDS encoding GNAT family N-acetyltransferase → MTTPRLRFRSRPAPELHGHGLRLRAWDPESGAQAEVWLRGVRDPDFLRWNTPLQPVTDLRGARRALRARALDAAEGRSVSFRVTDADSGATLGHVGVDRIDRVLRRARVGYWVLPEARGRGVATRSLLLAARWAFGTLGTHRLELDHALGHHASCRIAERCGFRHEGTLRGAVLQPERHDAFRDAHLHARLATDPEPAVP, encoded by the coding sequence ATGACCACTCCCCGCTTACGCTTCCGGTCCCGCCCGGCCCCCGAACTCCACGGCCACGGCCTGCGCCTGCGCGCCTGGGACCCCGAGTCCGGCGCCCAGGCCGAGGTGTGGCTGCGCGGCGTGCGGGACCCCGACTTTCTCCGCTGGAACACCCCGCTCCAGCCGGTCACGGACCTCCGTGGCGCCCGCCGGGCGCTGCGCGCGCGGGCGCTGGACGCGGCGGAGGGCCGCTCGGTGTCCTTCCGGGTCACGGACGCGGACAGCGGCGCGACCCTCGGCCACGTCGGCGTCGACCGGATCGACCGCGTCCTGCGGCGGGCCCGCGTCGGCTACTGGGTGCTCCCCGAGGCCCGCGGCCGGGGCGTGGCCACCCGGTCGCTCCTGCTCGCCGCCCGGTGGGCGTTCGGCACGCTGGGGACGCACCGCCTGGAGCTGGACCACGCCCTCGGCCACCACGCGTCCTGCCGGATCGCCGAGCGGTGCGGGTTCCGCCACGAGGGGACGCTGCGCGGCGCGGTCCTCCAGCCGGAACGGCACGACGCCTTCCGCGACGCCCATCTCCACGCCCGCCTGGCCACGGACCCCGAGCCGGCGGTGCCGTAG
- a CDS encoding TetR family transcriptional regulator — translation MRTVDGRVAGRRGQATRQKLLDCLSDMLSSSPYRDVKVIDVARKAGTSPATFYQYFPDVEGAVLEIAEQMASRGAGLAGLVEGRSWAGKAGWQTAQELVDGFLDFWRKNDAILRVVDLGAAEGDKRFNKIRLKILNSVNSSLADAVAELQSKGRVDKDVNPAAIAGALVAMLAAVASHQKGVSSWGVKQAELKPNLALLVHLGVTGKKPAK, via the coding sequence GTGCGTACCGTCGACGGCCGCGTGGCCGGCCGGCGTGGGCAGGCGACCCGGCAGAAGCTGCTCGACTGCCTCAGCGACATGCTCAGCTCCTCGCCCTACCGTGATGTCAAAGTCATCGACGTCGCCCGCAAGGCGGGCACGTCGCCGGCGACCTTCTACCAGTACTTCCCGGACGTCGAGGGAGCCGTCCTGGAGATCGCCGAGCAAATGGCCTCCCGGGGAGCCGGATTGGCGGGCCTGGTGGAGGGCCGTTCGTGGGCCGGCAAGGCAGGCTGGCAGACCGCGCAGGAACTGGTCGACGGGTTTCTGGACTTCTGGCGCAAGAACGACGCGATCCTGCGGGTGGTCGATCTCGGGGCCGCCGAGGGCGACAAGCGCTTCAACAAGATCCGCTTGAAGATCCTCAACTCGGTGAACAGCTCCCTCGCCGACGCCGTGGCCGAGTTGCAGTCCAAGGGCCGGGTCGACAAGGACGTGAACCCGGCGGCGATCGCGGGCGCGCTGGTCGCGATGCTCGCCGCCGTGGCCTCGCACCAGAAGGGCGTCTCCTCCTGGGGCGTGAAGCAGGCCGAGCTGAAGCCCAACCTGGCCCTGCTGGTCCACCTGGGAGTCACCGGGAAGAAGCCGGCGAAGTAG
- a CDS encoding SCO4402 family protein, with protein MTVQGSENSSRRGRRSSTMGGMPLNDMPWWRWRSHVRSALHMLSDPAFQRDVWLAGVDGYGDVTDAVYRLVEDTWLDHWSADKYVGTIFRDSQEAALVDTAVLRVLRIMHEVGPDAPVQTYLAHPAWPDAVRAARDAHVRLASSDGDDPDAAPRSLEALRVLTRTA; from the coding sequence ATGACCGTGCAAGGTTCGGAGAACTCTTCCCGTCGCGGCCGCCGCTCCTCCACCATGGGCGGCATGCCACTGAACGACATGCCGTGGTGGCGCTGGCGCAGCCATGTGCGCTCCGCGCTGCACATGCTCTCCGACCCCGCCTTCCAGCGGGACGTCTGGCTGGCCGGGGTGGACGGCTACGGCGACGTCACCGACGCGGTGTACCGGCTGGTGGAGGACACCTGGCTCGACCACTGGTCCGCCGACAAGTACGTCGGCACGATCTTCCGTGACTCGCAGGAGGCGGCGCTCGTCGACACCGCGGTCCTGCGGGTGCTGCGGATCATGCACGAGGTCGGGCCGGACGCCCCGGTCCAGACTTACCTCGCCCATCCGGCCTGGCCGGACGCGGTGCGGGCGGCGCGCGACGCGCATGTGCGGCTGGCCAGCAGCGACGGTGACGACCCCGACGCGGCGCCGCGCAGCCTGGAGGCGCTGCGCGTCCTGACCCGGACCGCGTAG
- a CDS encoding ABC transporter substrate-binding protein — MTGRRRKRSISLPRLLTRPARTGALTAGALVACASLAAGCGIVPGATGGSGDDPITVMTWAPQDTNATNKPGMPAFARAYARWINAQGGINGHPLNVVTCNEHNDSITAAKCARRAVKEGAVAVVGSYSQHGDSFFPVLEGAGIPYIGGYGITNAEFTSPLSYPVNGGQPALLAGLGSALAPRCGPVTLVRPDTIAGDQLPALLDSGLMAGGHEAADDQRAPEDATEYGAQAQRALERATADPLEKGCVVPVLGDRTDTFMDSFRRVREEYPGVRTGTVLGSVDQTTINATGGAAGPYEGSYVTGWYPVASDPRWNGMRQVIREQAFGDNRVDAEDAGVQTTWIAYTVFKGVVEALGDREVTADTVTRALDDGLKVGTGGLTPELQWRFQDKLASVGFPRLVNTDVTVQIVRDGHLVSARKGFVDTTRTLRDADVA, encoded by the coding sequence ATGACCGGCAGGCGACGCAAGCGCAGCATCTCCCTTCCCCGCCTCCTCACCCGGCCCGCCCGAACCGGCGCCCTGACCGCGGGCGCCCTGGTGGCCTGTGCCTCGCTCGCCGCCGGCTGCGGGATCGTCCCCGGAGCCACGGGGGGCTCCGGGGACGATCCGATCACCGTCATGACCTGGGCACCGCAGGACACGAACGCCACCAACAAGCCCGGCATGCCGGCCTTCGCCCGCGCCTACGCCCGCTGGATCAACGCCCAGGGCGGCATCAACGGGCACCCGCTCAACGTCGTGACCTGCAACGAGCACAACGACAGCATCACGGCCGCCAAGTGCGCCCGGCGCGCGGTCAAGGAGGGCGCGGTCGCGGTCGTCGGCTCCTACAGCCAGCACGGCGACTCCTTCTTCCCGGTGCTCGAAGGCGCCGGCATCCCCTACATCGGCGGCTACGGCATCACCAACGCCGAGTTCACCAGCCCGCTGTCCTACCCGGTCAACGGCGGGCAGCCCGCCCTGCTGGCCGGGCTCGGCAGCGCGCTCGCCCCGCGCTGCGGCCCCGTGACCCTGGTGCGCCCGGACACCATCGCCGGCGACCAGCTCCCGGCCCTGCTCGACTCCGGCCTGATGGCCGGCGGGCACGAGGCGGCCGACGACCAGCGGGCGCCGGAGGACGCCACCGAGTACGGCGCCCAGGCGCAGCGCGCGCTGGAGCGGGCCACGGCCGACCCGCTGGAGAAGGGCTGTGTGGTGCCCGTCCTCGGGGACCGCACCGACACCTTCATGGACTCCTTCCGCCGCGTCCGCGAGGAGTACCCCGGGGTCCGCACCGGCACGGTGCTCGGCAGCGTCGACCAGACGACGATCAACGCGACCGGCGGGGCGGCCGGGCCGTACGAGGGGTCGTACGTCACCGGGTGGTACCCGGTCGCGAGCGATCCGCGCTGGAACGGGATGCGGCAGGTGATCCGGGAGCAGGCGTTCGGCGACAACCGCGTCGACGCCGAGGACGCCGGGGTGCAGACCACCTGGATCGCGTACACCGTGTTCAAGGGGGTCGTCGAGGCGCTCGGCGACCGCGAGGTGACCGCCGACACCGTGACGCGCGCCCTCGACGACGGGCTGAAGGTCGGCACGGGCGGCCTCACTCCGGAGCTCCAGTGGCGCTTCCAGGACAAGCTGGCCTCGGTCGGCTTCCCGCGCCTGGTCAACACCGACGTCACCGTCCAGATCGTCCGGGACGGGCACCTGGTGTCGGCCAGGAAGGGCTTCGTCGACACGACACGGACGCTGCGGGACGCGGACGTGGCCTGA